A stretch of DNA from Catharus ustulatus isolate bCatUst1 chromosome Z unlocalized genomic scaffold, bCatUst1.pri.v2 scaffold_29_arrow_ctg1, whole genome shotgun sequence:
GGAACTTGAGCGCAAGTCTTCAGATGTGGTCACACCAAAATCTGTATATTCTGAGCCCGTAAGTGCCCGTTCTTGCTGTTGCTGTCATTCCTGCAGGAGAGAGAGCTGCAAgtttctgagcaggcagaattgCTGTTGGTGTTGGTGGATGCTGAGAGCTGGAGTCCTACAGGAGCAAGCAATTGGGCCGAGGCAGcgagagctggaaaatgggctatGATCTGTCCTGTTTGGGCCGCATGTTGCTGGGATGTgaggggccaggctggagcatgGGGGCTGCCTGGCCCAGGAGAGGGAGAATTTCAAGGACGCTGAGCTCAGCCTTGTTGGATGCGTAGGGGACTTTGTGGTCTGGAGAGACCTGTCGCAGTGCACAGAGTGGCCAAGGAGCTAGAGGCACAAAAGTGGTTGATCTGAGCACCCAGGCTCTTTGGGTGCTTTGACCCACAAGCTTCTTGAGTGTGTTTAGCTGGGACTATTTCAGAGACACATTGTGGAGTTGCAGCTTGAAGTGAGAGATGTGGTGCTTTTTGCCAGGTGgttcttttgcctcttcaggcAAGGGGTCAAGTAGCAGAGTGCAGACTGAGTCCACTTGACTTTTAATAAGCAGCAAAGAGCTGATTGTGTTGTCTGAGAATCCCTGTGCGTCTTCTGCTATCCTGTGTGGCAAAGGACAAAAACTGCTTAGTTGTGGCCCCATTTCTGGGACAAAACGCAGAGGCTACATGTGTGTCTGGATACTTTCTCTTGTGTGGTGTGCCTCTCTAACTCCATTTGAAAATGCCAATGGAGCCTGGAGAggtggaaaagctgaaattcttGGAGTGCTGTCTTGTGTTGGTAAGAACAGGAAAGACATATTGGAATTCCCGATGCTCTGTTTTAAGGCAAACGTGCAACTttgagcctggctgctccctgggacaaaaAGGAGCCAGGGACGCCACGGaagagcagctgaacatgaggcAGCGTGTGGCCAGGAGGCCAAGAAAGCCAAGGACATGCTGACCTGTGTCAGCaagagtggggcagcaggagcagggcagtgccctgtggcctgtgctggACAGCACTGTGGCcgcagctggagtgctgtgtgcagttgagGGCCCCTGTGAAGGAGAAAGGCATTGAGGATCTGCAGCATGTGCAGAGAGGAGTACGGACATTGGGGAGGGTGGAAGCACAAGCTGAATGAGTGTATGCTGAGGGAGCTTTagcctgggaaagggaagatCATGATGGAGCTTGCAGGCACACTTCCAGAAATGCCTAGATGACAGCTCCCCACAAGGGCTCTTTGCATGCCAAGCATCTCCTCACGGCATCCAGATGCTTAAGACACTGGAGTAGGTGCCATTTTGAtcatgtggatttttgggttattgGTTCGCCAGGAGGAGAATCCCTGTTCACTTTGTCTTTTGCAGCTAGCAAAGATGCTTTTGCTCATGATTTCCTTTTGCAGTACATGGTGAGATTCTGATAGTGTTTTAGTTTTCTATgtctgcaacagcagcagctggctatttcttcattttccgTTTCAGAGCTTGAAAGACATGAGAGCTCAGTTTTCAGAGAGAATGTTGCTTGCTGATAGTAGCCAGGGTGGAATATTGAATTTGGAGCCATATGCAGTTCTTTGGAAGCAGCTCCTTTTCATGTAGCCGGAATGCCTTAGAATCCCATTGCTATGACAGTTTATGATTTTGCCTTTGTAAAGCAGGTGTAGAGCTGAAGAGAAATTAGGTTTATAAATTGCAGGTAATGACGTGacctcctgcttttctctgtccaCAGAGCCCTGAACCCATAGAAGACTATCCACTGAGTGTCTCAACTCCTGGAGAAGAGGCCAAAGATGAGGAACTTGAGCGCAAGTCTTCAGATGTGGTCACACCAAAATCTGTATATTCTGAGCCCGTAAGTGCCCGTTCTTGCTGTTGCTGTCATTcctgcaggagagagctgcaagtttctgagcaggcagaattgCTGTTGGTGTTGGTGGATGCTGAGAGCTGGAGTCCTACCAGGAGCAAGCAATTGGGCCGAGccagtgagagctggaaaatgggctatGATCTGTCGTGAGGGGGCATTTCAAGGACACTGAGCTCAGCTTTGTTGGATGCGTTGGGGACTTTGTGGTCTGGAGAGACCTGTCGCAGTGCACAGAGTGGCCAAGGAGCTAGAGGCACAAAAGTGGTTGATCTGAGCACCCAGGGTCTTTGGGTGCTTTGACCCCATGAACTTCTTGAGCGTGTTTAGCTGGGACTATTTCAGAGACACATTGTGGAGTTGCAGCTTGAAGTGAGAGATGGGGGTTTTTATTGTCAGGTGGTTCTTTTTGTCTCTTCATTCAGATGAGTACTAGCAGTGTACTGTCTTGGCACTTCTCCGGCTGCACTTCAAGTGATGTGTCCAGTTGTGGGCGTCTCTGAGGCAGGAAGATATTGAACGTCTGCTGCATGTCTTCAGAAGTGCAATTGGGCTGAGGAGGGGTGGGAGCACAGCTGAAGGATTTGGTGCTTATGGATCTATAacatgagtacagtaatttcacgattataagccacaccattttgactaaagttttgctcTGTACACGGAAGTGAGGCTTAATTTCtggagtggctaatatatgaaaaaaatgttcagaaattttctaaCCAGAAATTCAAGCACGCAGCAACCCCATTCTAAGCTTTGCCTTCGCGGCCCCAGACAGGGCCAGGACCACctctggtggctgcaggagagggggagacttgctgggctggggcagctctctggcggggagggggagccgtGCCAGGCTGGGACTGTTCCCCGGCGGGGGACGGGGAGCCAAGCCAGGCCGGGGCAGTTCCACGGCGGCAATGAGGGGGCTGGCCGAGCCtacacagccctgagccagtaaagcccgcattcctgcaattctgttactatttggcagctttttgaaagttgcacacaggtcctcgctgcgaacaaaagtgtggcttacaatctggtgtgGCTTTTAtgtggaggaaaaacaaaatgttgccgacacccggatatgtggcttataatcggtgcaacttgtaatcttgaaattactgtaaattgcgGCTTATGTGAGACTGTAACCGTACGCTTCCAGAAAGTGCTCTTCACAAGTGCTGTTTCTGTGCCAAACATGTCCTGGCTGTATCCAGATTCCTTAGACATTGGAGTAGGTGAcaatttgtttggtttcttgGGTTCTTGTTTTGCTACATGGAGACatcttgtgtttttctttctcttccaagCACTAATGCTTTTCTCAACATTTTCCTGCACGAGATGACGTAGTTTGTTGTAGGGACATTGATGCAGGAGTAACTGTTTTGATACCAGGCCAGCCAGTAGGACCCTATACTTCACTTTCTATTTAATAGCTCTCTTGCCTCTTGGCAGCCTTGTGGATCAGCACTTGTTAAATAATGCAATAAGGATTGTATTTGGTAATTGAGCAGGATCTCAACATCCTTGTATTCCAGGTCGTCCTCAGAGGTCAGAGATGCTTGGAGGGTCTGGGCATTATTCTGAATACAGCCAGTGGTTGTGACCAATCAAATAACTTTCCCCTGCACAGATGCACAAAAAGTGCAATTCCCAGTGCAGTGCTAAATCTGGTCTCATTCCATGAGGATCTACATGCTCTAGATTCCCCAAGAGTGTGGTTTATTGATGCAACAGGAGACCAAGTTCAGGATTGCTGCTGATTGGGGCACTGGCTGTCAAGCTTCGATGTGTGTAGTAACAGAAATTATAATATCCAAAATTATATGTGagatctatctatctatctatctatctatctatctatctatctatctatctatctatctgtctatctaaCATTTACATAACTGATTCTTCCTGGCTCTGGTCAGAGGCAGTTGGAGGTGCAAAACTCATCCCAATACTTGCATCCCTTCAGGAGAAGGGGAGAGACATGTTCTGTTAACTGAGCCCAAGCAGGCAGAGATGCTTCCCCTCCAGAAATGAttgtttttcccctcagaggaaggggaaaggttttcctcctccagcctcttctGCCTTGAAACCCTCAGTTTAGTCTTTACATTTCTCCCTGTCCTAGTGACTtggaaaaattctgtgttttaggTGGTATTTGGTGACTCTGGTCATACATGCATTACATGACACATGATTTTCTTCATTGGCACCCCTACGAGTGTGTAAGTTCATTTGTGGATGGGCCTTAGGAGGGTCTCTGTTACCACTGGGCTGAATTCTCAGctgacaaaagagaaagaataaccAGCTTGGTCCTCCTCCATCTACTGAGGTGGCTGTAGAGGCTCTCTGAACTCCATCAGAGAATCTTTACATGCGTCCTTATCTCCTGAATGAGCAGGATATCTAACAAGAGTGTAGATGTCAGAAAGGCAGGAATCATGGTGCAGGCCTGAAGGGAACATGAATTCCAGAAGTGTCTGTCACATGGAGTAAGCCCACATCAGAAgccacctgcagagccaggatggagctgtgggacTGGGCTGAGTTCACAGTGCTTTGGGAACGTGTGAGCCATGAGTCTTAGAGACTTGGCCCACAAATGTTGTATGGGAAGTTGAACCCCATCTTCTCTTGCTTTCTGTGTAGGCCCTTGTAGAGAAAGAGCGTGAGCAGATTGCTTTATCAGAGATACAATCCCAGACTCAGGGAGAGCTGTTCCGAGGCcaggagcaggaagagcagctgaggcacCAGGTGGAAGAGCTACAGGAGAATGACCAGGTAAGCCTGGCTCACCAGGTGACAGAGTGAAGGGCAGGAACAAGAGCATAAAACAGAGCTCTTGGGACTGAGGAGGCCAGGAGTACCACAGGCACTGCAAGCACAGAGCCTTGTAATCTGCAGagatcagcactgggatgggagggTTACAATGGAAACAGAGGTGTGtcaggaagcagaaggaagtggctgaattaatttgaatttgaggctgaaaaagaaaaagctgagctggtggcagctccctgtgaCTTGCTCTGTCTTTGTGTATACAGAACATCAAGGCAGAATCACAAGCAGAACTACCTGAAGCTGAGATTGCCATCACGGCCGTGAAGAGAAGGCACAAGGAGGCCATGAGAAACGTCCAAGAGGAGATGAATCTCCATGAGCAGAGAGGCGATCAACAAAACCAGGTGAGTGCAAGAGTGTCAGACACTCCATTCATTGAATATTTCACTTCCTTTTACAGAACCTCAAGGACCAGCTGAATGCAGATCTGCAGGAAACTGAGACTAGGATGAAGGCAAAGCAGAAGAAGCTGGATGAAGAATTAAAGATTATCAGAGAGAAACATAATCCCCTGTTTCAGTCTGTTCAAAAGCAAGTGAGTGAAACAGCAATAGCCAGTGCAGTCAccaaactgctgctttctgccctTCTTGCCTTTCCACTGTGGAGTAGCAGGGTGGGATGATGCCTCTGAGTGCCATCCTGCTGTAGGGtctgtcacagctgtgctgaaggACATTTCCTGGTGTGCTGAATCTCAATGTCTGTTCTGGACAGCGAGGCTAGTTCTGTGGCTTTTTGGCTAGCAGTCGTTCCAATTGATTCCTGCTGGCCTGTTACTGCACTCCTGTTTCCTGAGGTATTTTTACAGTGGGACATGGTGACCCAGATGGAGGATTGAAACAAGCTGTCTGTAGCTCTTATAAATCTGTTCTCTGCCTTTCCTGACAGTTGATGACTCTTGTCTGACAGGGACAAGCTGTAGTCTCTGACTGATTTGTTCTGTTTGACTTGAGGTGGAAATGTTGACATCTCACCGGCCAGCATGCAAATGTTTCCAGCAAATTAATCCAAAGAAAACGCCCTGGTGTCGGTGCGAGGCAAAGGAGGCTTCCCAACCGGAGGTGCTGCAGATTGGGCATGTCCCGAAGATGGTGCAGGACAAGAGAACTCAGAGGGAGGAGGTAGAACATTTGAGCAAGTGTGTCTGCAGCCCTTGGAGGGGGAAAGGAATCCTTGGGGAGGAAGTGGAATGGTCATTGTGGCAGTCATCCTTCAGAAAATCCATGAAAACGGAACATGAATCTGGCTATGAACTTGAGTAAAACAAGTCTTTGGTTTGACCCATCCAGTTTGAGAAGTGGACATCCTAATAATCCATTTAAAGTGCCCTGCATGGGCTTACAGCACCTTCCTAAGGGCTTGCATTTGAAAAGGGATCTCAAAGTAATCTCTGCCATCCACCTTTCTGACACAAAACTCATTTCTACTCCCAGATCTACACAGGCTCTGTTACTaaacctgctgcagcagcagcgctgTCCAAAGGAACCTTTGTTCCACAGCCTGAGAAGTGGAGCCTGGGCCGTTTGTTcatcccagcagtgacacagctgctgctcagcaacagGAGACTGAGGAGAAGTACTTTCAGCTACTGAGTACGTCTTGTGTATCTCTTGTCTGAGGGGCAGTGTGTGGTGTGCATGTGACAGCATAGCTGTACCAAATGTTCTTCCTCAGTTTGGTGTCACAGGGACATTTAGGACTCCCACAGGAACTGCTGTGTGGCCGTGTGTTCTACAGAGCTGTCTGCCTAGTTGTTTTAGTTACGCAGCCAACCACAAAGGGTTCAGAGAGCAACGCGGTTGGGCTGCCCTTGGTATCTTCTGGAAGCTGAGATCTCTGCTTTAAAGTgagcattttgcattttgattcCTCAGGGAAAATAGCGAACATGGAAAATCCTGTGACAAAAATACACTGAACTGGAAAATATTGGCAGCGGGTGAGTCCAACCACAGTTACTTCTATACAACTATGGGCCAGGGGATTTGCTGAATGTCTGTGAAGTGTGAAGTCAGGAAAACTCCAAATATTCAGACATAGGGGTTAAAATGTCCCATCTCTCAATGCTGGACAGAATTTGTGAGCATGGTCAGAAGGCATTGTCAAAGACCATCTCCATGCTGCCAAAGTTCTTGCCTGCAGCAAGGAACAGGACCTGCAAGATCTCCTTGTCTCTCAAGTGTGGGATAGCTCTGTGTTAATTTCCTTAGCATTTTGGAATAGCTCCAAATCCTACAGCCACActaaggaaagaagaagaatCTTACTTGCCTGAAAGAGCAACCTACCCTCTATGATAGCTGTGAGATAACAGTTCTCAGGAACATTTCTTTCTAAGTGTTTGCTGAAGGAAATACTCCATGGTCAGGATAAGAACTGCACAGTTTAGAAACTGAAACCAAGATGAAAGAATAAGCTCTCTTTTGGAGCTGAGGCAGTAAATCCTAACACTTCAGGAGCAGGCCCAATGCTCATGCACTTGAGAGGAAAATGCATCAGCTGCCTTCTGGCAGGcccctcctgcatcctgcagggtTTTAGGCACTTACAGCAGAGATCACTGTCTGGGCTGGCTTTCACTCCCAGATCTAAATGGCTTCTCCttccttgctttgttttgtttctaggACTTTTGGAAAGGTTTGTAGGGCCATCGACAAGGCCAGAGGAAGAGAGGTAAATGTCAACAGCCCCTACAGACTCTGCAGCTCTTGAGGGCTTTCCCCTCTGGtgtgagctgtgcctggagtgTTGGGTAGAGCTGTGCAGTAAAGGCACAAGAGGCACAGACTGGTACCAGCCAGCAAATTGCATTTGGGACAGTCTTTGTCCTTCTCAACTACCAGAAGGAAGGCGAGGAGGGCAACGGTTCCTTTCAGAGCTCACTCACTCTCAATTGCTAAAACAAAGGTGGTGCCTTGGAGAATCTCACTGCTCTTTGGGGCTACAGCTTCAGAGCTGTATTCTCATTGTGGCTGCCAGCAAATACATCTGAATGTTACTGGTACTTCATTAGCCCCTTGCAGTGCTGCACTTGGGAGCTGCACATAGGGAGAGATCTGTAAGATGTCCCTAGAAGTCCTGAACCCTCCTTATAGCCCAGGATGTATCCACAGAGTACCAAGACACGGATTACTTCTTTTGAATTGCAGACAGAGCAACTGAGAGTGTGGTCAGAGCTTTGTGGGTGATAGTTAAGACATCTTTGTTACCAAGTGAACAAGTAAAAACATCAGTGGCCACGTGTCTTGTAACTGGCCTCCAAAGGAGCAATGAGCTGTTGGAATGTCAGTTTCTAATTACTCCAATGTCTAATCATAAGACACTTTGGCTCAGTTTGCTGTGTCATTGCAAAATCACTCACTCCATGTGCGCTGTGGTCTCCTGTCTCCAACATGTCAAGTTACTGATTTTCAATGTCATTTTAGGTTgccataaagaaaataaatctccatGGACTGAGGGAGAAGGAACTAAAAGTCAATGAACTCATGGTCATGAGGAAGTTTAGGAATCCCAACTTGGTCAGCTATTTAGACTGGTGAGTTGTTGTGCTTTTGTCCTATGACTGTTTGTTTACATACTGCAAACATGCAAGGTAAAAACCCACCTTGGTCCCTGGCAGAAAATAGAGCCgttaattataattataattataattattaattttcagtaaAGTATTATTGTTCTGCTCATGTCCAATGCATGGAAAGCATGTGCATCTTGTTTGCGTGAATTTTCCCTGGCacatgtattttgaaaattcttCAAAAACCTGGATCAACCGTATCTTATTATATCAATAACTTGTAAGTTCATTGCCACCACATTGTTTTGGGGATTGATTTTTTCAAGGGTCTTCTTACATGTGGATAAACTAACAAGGATTTCCCTTGGATTTTGTTCCCTCTTTTCTATTGCTTTACATGCCAGGAAGACTAGGTactttttttacagaaaaacacagtAGGACAGGTTTCTGATCTGTTACTAAACTGCACTTTTCTCTTGCTGGCCATCTTACACATCTATTTTCACAGATGTGTCATTGTCCTTGACACAACACAGACTGCAGACACTGCACAGCCTAGAGGGGATGtctatttcttttattctgtccTTGTCACAAAGGGACCCTTGCCTTTTCCAAACAGCAACGTAGCCAGGCATGTTCATATCCACACACGTGTTTCCTTGTTTCAGCTACCTTGTGGATAAGCAATTCTGGCTGGTGATGGAGTACATGGACGGAGGCACTCTGAGCGATGTCATCAGCAAGACTCGCATGTCTGAAGGAGAGATTGCAGCTGTCAGTCGGGAGGTCAGGGATCCCACCTGTGCTTCCAAGGGCTTGGGCAGGGTTGTCTGGGAAACTGCGGCTCAGAACTGGAGTGATTTAATCTGCCGAGCTTTGTTTCTGTTACTAGAATGCTATGGGCAAGCAAGAGCATTTCAAGTGAATTGCATTGCAGTCTGCCTGCATTCACCATACTCTGTTCTTATACTCTGATCTGCTGTTAAATTCTCTGTCTCTTGTATTGCTGTTCTCCTCCCTTCTTCTTGAAATGTTTACCTTGAGCCTGTCTGCACTGCATCCCTTGCCTGTAAAAGCAAAGGTGCTTGTGGCAGGATTTGAAATGAATAgcaaacaaagaagaaaaactcaTTTCCCACAAGTCCCAAAAAGAATAGTAGTGTACCCAAAAtgatgttttcttctgaaatgtgaCTGATGTGATGCTTCTAAGTCTGTGCTGAGGTCAGCAATAAAACCTTTGTCATGCAACCACCCTAAAGTAGTCCACAGCAAAGGGAgggatgttttctttcttggcaAACCCTTGTTTGTCCTCTGCATGGAGAGCAcatccactgcagcagcagtcaTTCTGGCTGGTTTGCAGGGGACAGTCTACAATAGCAGTTGCTGTTGCTCTTTCAAAAGCTGACATGCATTTGCTTAGAACgttcctgctctcctggtgAAGAGCAGCAAGCTCTTCCTCTCAGTGGGACTGTGTTCTGCCATTACTCTCCATTCCCCTGGAAAGGGAATCATTTAGAGCTGTTTCCTTTCTTGTGTGATGAACTCACATCATTAATTTGCCcttctatttctgttttccttcccagtgcctACAAGGACTGGATTTTCTTCACTTCAACCATGTGATCCATCAAAATGTGAAGAGCACCAACATCCTTCTCAGAACTGATGGCTCTGTCAAGCTGGGTGAGTAAACCCTTGGTCAGGGGCAGCGTTCCAGGGATGTGGGTTGTGGGGCTGCTTTGAGTGAGTGCCTGATTCCCAGAAATGGTGCTGGTGGAAGTGCAGGGGTGCCTGCTTTGAGCTGAAGGCTCAGTTGCAACGTGGACAGATGTTTGATAAGGAACCACGAGCAGTCAAGAGTGGCGTTGGTCTGTCTGTGTCCCTTCCAGAGGGAGGGAAATACAATCTAAACCTTCAGGGGAATAAAGGtcagtgctgtgagcagcagttcTTCAGGAGATTCATCAACAGCATATCCTTTGAGTGAGGGTGGGGAATTCTTTTGCTTGGTTTCTAATTTGAATTCCATGAGCTGGCTTCCATGGTGTGTTGTTTTCTCCACAGCTGATTTTGTCCTCTTTGCTCAGCTCCCCTGAGCAGAGTAGACGGAGCTCAGTGGCCAGCACTTCTGAGTGGATGGCACCTGAAGTCAGGGCAGGGCAACCATATGGCCCCAAAGTGGACATATGGTCTTTTGGAATCGTGGGCATCGAAATGGTGGAACGAGAAGTTCCTCGCAAGACCCAAACTCCTGTCTGGGTAAGGAGCAAATACTTACTGATCCCATTGTCTTCTCACCTGTCTATCTTCTGTGtgccactggaaaaaaatcccagtgccATCTGCTGGCACCATTTCCACCAAGGTCCCCTCCTAAAAATGTCCCTGCATTTCAGCACATCAGCATATGCTGTAATTTTGGTTGCATCAGAAGGGAAGTGGCAGGTAACCAGTTCAGCAACCTGCCATTTTTGCCTGCAGCCATGCCTGAcatttttcacttgcttttgAACACTGTTGGAGCTCTGTTTGTGAAGGAAAGGTATTTTTTAGTGAAATGGTTAGATGTGTGATAAATATCCTTCAAAACGGAGGTTGAACCTTCCTAGTTTCAATTTTAtagaaaaagtaagaaaaaagaaaaaggaaaaaaaagaaaaatagataaaaacaACCACCAAAACAGTGCCCAAGCAGTTCtgcttgctttttcctttctaaccACAGCACATCAATTTTTCTTCATACTGTAGCATGTTTTCCAAATCCTGTGTGTCTCTGAAACCTTCAGACTTTCTAAAAATCTCTGCATTGTTCTGTCATGTCTCTGGATGGCCTGGACAAGTTTAGgatgtgtttttctctgcagtttgaATTGCACACCCAACCCTTGCCTGTTTCTTGGTCCTTTATCACATTGATGAGCTGCAGTCAGGTGCTTGTGGCTGGgatccagctgagccatccttGGCTTACCCAGTTCTAATGACAATGGGGACATCAACTCCCCACCATGTCCAGTGGCTGAGCTCAGTGCAGAGAGACAGGATCGAATCCTTTTTGTGACTCTGATGgtgtgggaaaaggaaagaaagctgccataattatttttactcaAGGGAAGTGTGTTTGCTGTTTTAGGCTTGGAAATTTTCCACTGGGTTGAAGCGGATAATAGCAAAGTCTCTTTGGTCACCACCTATTTCAGTatcaccagcactgagctgttAGTATTGTGATGGACACTTTCATGGAGACCAGGCCGGAGTCTGGTGTCATGGAGAGCCTTCCAAAACCTCCCATTTCTTGCCGGGCACTTTCTGCGATGGCACACCATTATGCATTGACTAGAGTATCCAAATGAGCAGGGGTTACCACAGGGATAGCACCTCTCCTTCTTCCAATTTGCCCATGAAAAGTTTGCCTTTTGCCTCATAAAGAAGTTGAAACTTGCAGACTGCTGAGAAACAGGGCTGCAGGTGTTTCCTGTTTGTGTGCCCAAACAGGCATTTTCATCCCAATACATTTGTGCATGCATCTTAATGTGTCTGTGTTGAATATGAGATTCCAAATGTTTGTTTCCTTAACCTGAGGAATACCTTGTgggtttcctttcttttcttccaattACCATTATTTTCTacaacaggagaaaaagcttGATGACTTTTGGTTTATGGCAGCTGTGCTTCCGGGACCAACAAACAATGCAGAGATGCCTTTCATGTAATAATGCTTGGAAATAGAGTTAGTTAATGTAGCAAAGTCCCTCTTCCAAATAGCTTGTCAAGCTGGTGTGAATCGTCAAAGAAGGAAACATGTTTGGTGATGTAGTTCCCACTAACTAGGTCAGTCGATAAAATCAGCTGCCAAGGTGAGATCCTCTGGATGTTGGAAGAGCTGTGgttgctttggggtttgggtgttttgttgGTATAGGAAAGtcatctctgcctctctgccagggcAGAAACTGCCACTGCAGAATGGAAGTTAAACAATGGGATCTGGGAGAGCAGTTACAGATGTGAAAGAAGTGGGCCAAGCCTcatgcttcttttttctccaggctcaacaCCTGACAGCCAAAGGACAgaccccacagctgcagcagcccaagCTCTACTCGCCTTTGCTGCGGgagttcctgagctgctgcctgcagacagaCGAGGCGCAGCGCTGGTCTgccaagcagctcctgcaggtaaAATGCAAAGGGACTGCAGGTGAAACAGTGTCTCAGGGATGGGCTCCTCCTGCACTGAAGTCCAAGGCATCAGATGAGCCCCCCTTCTCCTCAACTTCAATCCTGGTGCTGTTCAAATGAAAAGTGAGAAATCTTAGactgggctgagctggcagggaggtgtaaaggtcatctggtccaaatAGCCTGCAATGAACAGGGACATCTTTAAGGAGATGAGGttgctcacagccctgccccacctAATCTGGGATggttccagggatggggcaccttACCAGCTCCTGGGGCAACTTGTGCCAATGTTGCACTATGCTCCTagtaaacaaattattttttagacCTACTGTGACTCAATccccttttgattaaaaatgtTAGCCCACATCCTATTGTAAACTGGACAAATTAATAAGGGTGTCCCACACTGTCTCATAAGCCACATTGAAGTTGTGGAAAGTGTCAGTAAAGTAACCTGGGGCCTATTCTTTTCTAGGCTGAATAACTCCAGGTCTCTCAGTCTGTCCTCAGAGGAGAGGCACTCTGTCCtctgatatttctgttttgtaattTGGTGGTGTGTTCAGTTTTATCTAATGGCAAAAGAATTGAAGTAGAGCAAT
This window harbors:
- the LOC117011211 gene encoding serine/threonine-protein kinase pak-1-like; this encodes MALSSWLILSSLLSSPEQSRRSSVASTSEWMAPEVRAGQPYGPKVDIWSFGIVGIEMVEREVPRKTQTPVWAQHLTAKGQTPQLQQPKLYSPLLREFLSCCLQTDEAQRWSAKQLLQSLAGSYSLIIPSSGGVQAQFTFTYRGIQYSPRAGTKAQQPLSLLPALAHNNADDIMDQGCRVLLEERLQHLNQNLSIWPVDAKAMQDAALYGIHNPPPAPNTAQAKLVVTGVE
- the LOC117011210 gene encoding uncharacterized protein LOC117011210 gives rise to the protein MICPVGPHVAGIVRGARLEHEGCLAQERENFKDAELSLVGCSPEPIEDYPLSVQLWREAKDEELERKSSDVVTPKSVYSEPSPEPIEDYPLSVSTPGEEAKDEELERKSSDVVTPKSVYSEPSPEPIEDYPLSVSTPGEEAKDEELERKSSDVVTPKSVYSEPSPEPIEDYPLSVSTPGEEAKDEELERKSSDVVTPKSVYSEPALVEKEREQIALSEIQSQTQGELFRGQEQEEQLRHQVEELQENDQNIKAESQAELPEAEIAITAVKRRHKEAMRNVQEEMNLHEQRGDQQNQVSARVSDTPFIEYFTSFYRTSRTS